A section of the Lampris incognitus isolate fLamInc1 chromosome 8, fLamInc1.hap2, whole genome shotgun sequence genome encodes:
- the LOC130117060 gene encoding matrix metalloproteinase-18: protein MPAELTAFPLRAPKPPAKPQAGPSEAELELAEGYLKSFYGYKPRPERLRRSAGSNMDQEADICAKVRDMQRFFGLHANGELTEETLVVMRRPRCGLSDVEPYGGTVRWKKSTLSYRISNYSSSIRASKVQRAFREAWKLWSEVIPIRFRRRSRREADIVISFNGGDHEDGSPFDGKGGILAHAFMPGFGVGGDVHFDEEEDWSFNATGFNLFAVAVHEFGHALGLAHSSDPGAVMYPAYNFMPQKDLQLSFQDVKDVQTMYGEQSIGPNYLTLSLKRPPPRTPDKCDPDLSFDAVTELQQEILFFKDRFMWRKHPMFDEIEITLMSSLWPDDIPPYLDAAYENMETNTMVFFKGDQYWMVRQLKVMEGFPRNISDLGFPPRVQSVDAALHFRNAHLTVFFTDHECWRYNEEQKMMEEGSPTPIARDWPGVPSPLDAAVSYEGLVYFFKDNVQYKYDPQLNHVVSEVPANDLLECSKQAAHDTVMKTGE, encoded by the exons ATGCCTGCCGAACTGACGGCCTTCCCTCTCCGAGCCCCAAAACCACCTGCAAAACCCCAGGCTGGACCATCTGAAGCAGAGCTAGAGTTGGCGGAG GGctacctgaaaagcttttatggCTACAAACCAAGGCCGGAAAGACTGAGGAGGTCCGCTGGCTCCAACATGGACCAGGAGGCTGATATCTGCGCTAAGGTGCGCGACATGCAACGCTTCTTTGGTTTGCATGCAAACGGAGAGCTGACTGAGGAAACTCTGGTGGTCATGAGGAGGCCACGCTGTGGTCTGTCAGACGTGGAGCCATATGGGGGGACGGTACGATGGAAGAAGAGCACGCTCAGCTACAG AATCTCCAACTACAGTTCGTCCATCAGGGCCTCAAAGGTTCAGAGAGCCTTTAGAGAAGCATGGAAACTATGGTCAGAGGTTATACCCATCCGCTTTCGAAGGAGAAGCAGGAGGGAGGCGGACATTGTTATCTCCTTCAACGGTGGCG ACCATGAGGACGGCTCGCCTTTTGATGGCAAAGGAGGCATTCTGGCCCATGCCTTCATGCCCGGGTTTGGTGTTGGAGGGGATGTCCACTTTGACGAAGAGGAAGATTGGAGCTTTAACGCTACTG GCTTTAATCTGTTCGCTGTGGCGGTACATGAATTTGGCCACGCCCTTGGCCTGGCCCATTCCTCTGACCCAGGAGCTGTCATGTACCCAGCATACAACTTCATGCCTCAGAAGGACCTCCAACTCTCTTTCCAGGATGTCAAAGATGTGCAAACTATGTATGGTGA GCAAA GTATCGGCCCCAATTATTTGACGCTGTCCTTGAAGCGACCCCCTCCTCGAACACCTGACAAATGCGACCCCGACTTGTCTTTCGATGCTGTAACAGAGCTGCAACAGgagattttgttttttaaagACAG ATTCATGTGGCGTAAACACCCCATGTTTGACGAGATAGAGATCACTCTGATGAGCAGCCTGTGGCCAGATGATATACCTCCTTACTTGGACGCTGCCTACGAAAACATGGAGACGAATACAATGGTGTTTTTTAAAG gTGATCAGTACTGGATGGTGAGGCAGTTAAAAGTAATGGAGGGATTTCCTAGAAACATCTCCGATCTGGGGTTCCCTCCCAGGGTGCAATCTGTTGACGCTGCTCTTCATTTCCGCAACGCCCACCTCACCGTGTTTTTCACCGACCATGAGTGCTGGAG GTACAACGAGGAGCAGAAGATGATGGAGGAGGGGTCTCCAACACCGATAGCGCGAGACTGGCCGGGGGTTCCCAGCCCTCTGGATGCAGCTGTCTCCTATGAGG GACTTGTTTACTTCTTCAAGGATAACGTTCAGTACAAGTACGACCCGCAGTTAAACCACGTCGTCTCCGAAGTGCCTGCTAATGACCTGCTGGAATGCAGCAAGCAGGCAGCACATGACACCGTGATGAAGACGGGCGAATAA
- the LOC130116520 gene encoding collagenase 3-like has translation MKCVSLCVLLSCAAAVYSAPVSTVTLKDETFAENYLKSFFNLTEEEGPSVRRGVSQLSRKLRDMQRFFGLQITGTLDTETVQLMKKPRCGVPDVDVARFTTFQNEPKWRKTALTYRIENYTPDMSVAEVDDSIDRALQVWSRVTPLRFSRLYSGTADIMISFGRLSHGDYYPFDGPDGTLAHAFAPSPGIGGDAHFDEDETFTYRSNRGYVLFMVAAHEFGHSLGLSHSTDPGALMYPVYTFRNPDTYALPRDDINGIQYLYGANPDVNPNDPATPPPTTPDACDSTMVLDAVTTLRGEMYFFKDSFFWRSYPQSSSPQQNLITSFWPNGPSKIDAAYESQQSDRVYFFKGKRVWAFSGYDLVPGYPKKLNSFGLPNRLSKVDAALYDVDSRKTLLFSGKYYYSYDEATRTLDEGSPKRVQNTFSDVTGKVTAAFQYRGFTYVYSGSYMFEYRLRSQRLFRVLRNSYFLRCTNY, from the exons ATGAAGTGTGTCAGCTTGTGCGTCCTACTGAGCTGCGCGGCAGCAGTTTACTCTGCGCCGGTATCAACAGTCACTCTGAAGGATGAGACGTTTGCAGAG AACTACTTGAAGAGTTTCTTCAACCTGACGGAGGAGGAGGGACCGTCGGTCAGGCGGGGGGTCAGCCAGCTGAGCCGGAAGCTCAGGGACATGCAGAGGTTCTTCGGGCTGCAGATCACCGGCACGCTGGACACCGAGACGGTGCAGCTGATGAAGAAGCCCCGCTGTGGCGTTCCGGATGTCGACGTCGCCCGTTTCACCACCTTCCAGAATGAACCCAAGTGGCGAAAAACCGCCCTGACCTACAG GATAGAGAACTACACCCCGGACATGTCGGTGGCCGAGGTGGACGACTCCATCGACAGAGCTCTGCAGGTGTGGTCCAGGGTCACTCCTCTGAGGTTCAGCAGACTCTACAGTGGAACCGCCGACATCATGATCTCCTTCGGCCGCCTGT CGCATGGTGATTACTACCCCTTCGATGGCCCTGATGGCACCCTTGCCCACGCTTTTGCCCCATCCCCCGGCATCGGAGGAGATGCCCATTTCGATGAAGACGAGACCTTCACTTACCGCTCAAACAGAG GCTATGTGCTCTTCATGGTGGCAGCTCATGAGTTTGGCCATTCCCTGGGCTTGTCTCACTCTACCGATCCCGGTGCACTCATGTACCCCGTGTACACCTTCAGAAACCCTGACACCTATGCTTTGCCCCGTGATGACATTAACGGCATCCAGTATCTGTACG GTGCAAATCCTGATGTGAATCCTAATGATCCTGCAACCCCACCCCCCACTACACCAGATGCATGTGATTCAACCATGGTCTTGGATGCTGTCACAACATTGAGAGGGGAGATGTACTTCTTCAAAGACAG TTTCTTCTGGCGCAGCTACCCTCAGAGCAGCTCACCCCAGCAGAATCTCATCACAAGCTTCTGGCCTAATGGCCCTAGCAAAATTGATGCGGCTTACGAGAGCCAGCAATCAGACAGAGTCTACTTCTTCAAAG GTAAGAGAGTGTGGGCCTTCTCCGGCTATGACCTTGTACCCGGCTACCCCAAAAAGCTTAACAGTTTTGGTCTGCCCAATCGCTTAAGCAAAGTGGATGCTGCCCTCTATGATGTGGACTCTCGCAAGACCTTGCTCTTTTCTGGAAAGTACTACTATAG TTATGATGAAGCCACTCGTACCCTGGACGAGGGATCTCCAAAGCGGGTGCAAAACACCTTCTCGGACGTGACCGGCAAAGTGACGGCAGCATTTCAGTACAGAG GTTTCACCTACGTGTACAGTGGGTCCTACATGTTTGAGTACCGCCTGAGGAGCCAGAGGCTGTTCCGGGTGCTGAGAAACAGCTACTTCCTCCGCTGCACAAACTACTAG
- the mmp13a gene encoding collagenase 3a yields MKCVSLCVLLSCAAAVYSAPVSTVTLKDETFAENYLKSFFNLTEEEGPSVRRGVSQLSRKLRDMQRFFGLQITGTLDTETVQLMKKPRCGVPDVDVARFTTFQNEPKWRKTALTYRIENYTPDMSVAEVDDSIDRALQVWSRVTPLRFSRLYSGTADIMISFGRLSHGDYYPFDGPDGTLAHAFAPSPGIGGDAHFDEDETFTYRSNRGYVLFMVAAHEFGHSLGLSHSTDPGALMYPVYTFRNPDTYALPRDDINGIQYLYGANPDVNPNDPASTPPTTPDACDSTMVLDAVTTLRGEMYFFKDSFFWRSYPQSSSPQQNLITSFWPNGPSEIDAAYESRQSDRVYFFKGNRVWAFSGYDLVPGYPKKLNSFGLPNSLSKVDAAFYDVDSRKTLLFSGTYYYSYDEATRTLDKGSPKLVQETFSDVTGKVTAAFQYRGFTYVYSGSYMFEYSLRSQRLFRVLRNSYFLRCTNY; encoded by the exons ATGAAGTGTGTCAGCTTGTGCGTCCTACTGAGCTGCGCGGCAGCAGTTTACTCTGCGCCGGTATCAACAGTCACTCTGAAGGATGAGACGTTTGCAGAG AACTACTTGAAGAGTTTCTTCAACCTGACGGAGGAGGAGGGGCCGTCGGTCAGGCGGGGGGTCAGCCAGCTGAGCCGGAAGCTCAGGGACATGCAGAGGTTCTTCGGGCTGCAGATCACCGGCACGCTGGACACCGAGACGGTGCAGCTGATGAAGAAGCCCCGCTGTGGCGTTCCGGATGTCGACGTCGCCCGTTTCACCACCTTCCAGAATGAACCCAAGTGGCGAAAAACCGCCCTGACCTACAG GATAGAGAACTACACCCCGGACATGTCGGTGGCCGAGGTGGACGACTCCATCGACAGAGCTCTGCAGGTGTGGTCCAGGGTCACTCCTCTGAGGTTCAGCAGACTCTACAGTGGAACCGCCGACATCATGATCTCCTTCGGCCGCCTGT CGCATGGTGATTACTACCCCTTCGATGGCCCTGATGGCACCCTTGCCCACGCTTTTGCCCCATCCCCCGGCATCGGAGGAGATGCCCATTTCGATGAAGACGAGACCTTCACTTACCGCTCAAACAGAG GCTATGTGCTCTTCATGGTGGCAGCTCATGAGTTTGGCCATTCCCTGGGCTTGTCTCACTCTACCGATCCCGGTGCACTCATGTACCCCGTGTACACCTTCAGAAACCCTGACACCTATGCTTTGCCCCGTGATGACATTAACGGCATCCAGTATCTGTACG GTGCAAATCCTGATGTGAATCCCAATGATCCTGCAAGCACACCCCCCACTACACCAGATGCATGTGATTCAACCATGGTCTTGGATGCTGTCACAACACTGAGAGGGGAGATGTACTTCTTCAAAGACAG TTTCTTCTGGCGCAGCTACCCTCAGAGCAGCTCACCCCAGCAGAATCTCATCACAAGCTTCTGGCCTAATGGCCCTAGCGAAATCGATGCTGCTTACGAGAGCCGGCAATCAGACAGAGTCTACTTCTTCAAAG GTAACAGAGTGTGGGCCTTCTCCGGCTATGACCTTGTACCAGGCTACCCCAAAAAGCTTAACAGTTTTGGTCTGCCCAATAGCTTAAGCAAAGTGGATGCTGCCTTCTATGATGTGGACTCTCGCAAGACCTTGCTCTTTTCTGGAACGTACTACTATAG TTATGATGAAGCCACTCGTACCCTGGACAAGGGATCTCCAAAACTGGTGCAAGAGACCTTCTCGGACGTGACCGGCAAAGTGACGGCAGCATTTCAGTACAGAG GTTTCACCTACGTGTACAGTGGGTCCTACATGTTTGAGTACAGCCTGAGGAGCCAGAGGCTGTTCCGGGTGCTGAGAAACAGCTACTTCCTCCGCTGCACAAACTACTAG